Proteins found in one Hydrotalea sp. genomic segment:
- a CDS encoding efflux RND transporter permease subunit codes for MSIVSQAQNKSRLVLATLAFLLGFGMFALWTIPKESTPDIQIPTMYVVVPFPGVSPSDAVALLVKPMEERLRGIDGIKNIKSSGFLGGANVQIEFNAGFDSKKALADVREAVNSAQAVFPSNNGQPIQPTIKEINLSLFPVISILLYGDADQRVKLQAAEKLQDALQSIPEVLSADIIGDRDKQVEILMSPNKMEQFNLRADQLLQSLAQSNLLIAAGTMSEGSGSYAVKVPGLMSNAQELYSLPVKTIGDRVVTLKDIADVRYNFVDSTSASFTNGQSSLTIQVVKRIGENMLDTIAKVKKVVEVAQKTSPDGLNLQIEVEGDKSVPIKDLLNDLTNNVVVAVLLVVAVVMGFLGLRSGILVGISVPGSFLGGILAIYLTGLTINVVVLFALILSVGMLVDDAIIVCEYAARRMQEGMSKKLAYREASTRMAFPIMTATLAKIVVFLPLLFWPGIVGQFMRYLPLTLIAVLGASLIFALLFLPVLGTELDKVKRIFVYVGLLFILAVVGGLLLKVVGVLLALVIGAVGLSYYTRRESYRAKIAAEEKVELEKEKLQLGEMKEEMPEDKPHQLYVSALRAVIKRPVTSIVTSVALLMLVFVLYGKFNKGMDFFPNTEPEQFSLTVSARGNLSVQDKIGLVKEVEAKVLDYKNKYGGIQVVNSLIGQRQQEGDDIDKIGEVVVEMKNWRTRPRAQFIIDRLLQATNTIPGILVRTKQEQTGPKAAKPIDLELYSDDPEILRNATIKVAQEMQSNPNLIEVSNDLPPPSINWEVQVDRQAAAQYGANVQLIGTFVQLVTQGVRIGSITTNDSKKQVAVIVRYPEAYRGLSGLDRIKANTQKGPVPLSYFVKRQATLDEGTVNRTDQKNTHVVVANVKPGVVPGNEIKNTDAWLKKNLPAGVTYRFTGDQENQRESQVFLLSAFSVAIFMIAGIMLLEFNSFSTCLFILTAVIMSTAGVLIGLMIMQQAFSVVMTGLGIISLAGIIVNNNIVLIDTYDHHRHAGVAPLEAIILAGAQRLRPVFLTSLCTVLGLLPVVFAINIDFVHRAIDIGGPSSQLWVGLATAIAFGMIFATPFTLLITPCMLIARERYFGHIPGIAQNQHRISDFLMRMTQRFGGR; via the coding sequence ATGAGTATTGTCTCGCAGGCACAAAACAAATCGCGACTGGTGCTGGCGACCCTGGCGTTTTTGCTTGGCTTTGGTATGTTTGCCCTTTGGACAATCCCGAAGGAATCAACGCCCGATATTCAAATCCCGACGATGTATGTCGTCGTGCCATTCCCGGGGGTCAGCCCGTCTGACGCCGTGGCGTTGTTGGTCAAACCGATGGAGGAGCGATTGCGTGGCATCGATGGTATCAAGAATATTAAATCCTCTGGTTTTTTGGGCGGCGCAAATGTTCAGATAGAATTTAACGCCGGCTTCGATTCAAAAAAGGCCCTGGCGGATGTGCGCGAGGCGGTCAACAGCGCGCAGGCCGTTTTTCCCTCGAACAATGGGCAACCGATTCAGCCGACCATTAAAGAAATCAACCTCAGCCTGTTTCCGGTGATTTCGATATTGCTCTATGGCGATGCCGACCAACGTGTAAAATTACAAGCCGCCGAAAAATTACAGGACGCCCTGCAATCCATCCCCGAGGTTTTGTCGGCCGACATTATCGGCGACCGCGATAAGCAGGTTGAGATTTTGATGTCGCCGAATAAGATGGAACAATTTAATCTTCGCGCCGACCAATTGTTGCAATCGCTGGCGCAATCAAACCTGTTGATTGCCGCCGGCACGATGTCAGAGGGCAGTGGCAGTTACGCGGTGAAGGTTCCAGGCCTGATGTCGAACGCGCAGGAATTATACAGCCTGCCGGTGAAAACCATCGGCGACCGCGTGGTTACATTGAAAGATATCGCCGATGTGCGTTATAATTTTGTCGATTCAACATCGGCATCTTTCACCAATGGCCAGTCATCGCTGACCATCCAGGTGGTGAAGCGGATAGGCGAAAACATGCTCGATACCATTGCCAAGGTGAAGAAGGTCGTGGAGGTGGCACAAAAAACATCGCCCGATGGTTTAAACCTGCAAATAGAGGTCGAGGGCGACAAATCGGTTCCCATTAAGGATTTGTTAAATGACTTGACCAACAACGTGGTGGTGGCGGTGTTGTTGGTGGTGGCGGTGGTGATGGGCTTCCTCGGGTTGCGCAGTGGTATTTTGGTCGGGATATCGGTGCCCGGGTCTTTCCTTGGCGGTATTTTGGCGATTTACTTAACCGGTTTAACGATAAACGTCGTGGTGCTGTTCGCGCTGATTTTATCGGTTGGCATGTTGGTCGATGACGCGATTATTGTTTGCGAATATGCGGCGCGGCGGATGCAGGAGGGGATGTCAAAAAAATTAGCCTACCGCGAGGCCTCGACCCGCATGGCATTCCCGATTATGACCGCGACCCTGGCAAAAATTGTCGTGTTCTTGCCGCTGTTGTTTTGGCCGGGTATCGTTGGCCAATTTATGCGTTACTTGCCGCTGACCCTTATTGCGGTGTTGGGCGCGTCGTTGATTTTTGCCCTGCTGTTCTTGCCGGTGCTGGGCACCGAATTGGATAAGGTAAAACGGATATTTGTTTATGTTGGCTTGCTGTTTATTTTGGCGGTGGTGGGTGGGCTGTTGTTAAAGGTGGTCGGCGTGTTATTGGCGTTGGTGATTGGCGCGGTGGGGTTGTCTTATTACACGCGCCGCGAATCATATCGCGCGAAGATAGCCGCCGAGGAAAAGGTCGAGTTAGAAAAAGAAAAACTGCAGTTGGGCGAGATGAAGGAAGAAATGCCCGAGGATAAACCGCACCAACTTTATGTTTCGGCCCTGCGCGCTGTTATCAAACGGCCGGTCACGTCGATTGTTACATCGGTCGCATTGTTGATGTTGGTTTTTGTGCTCTATGGCAAATTTAACAAGGGGATGGATTTCTTCCCCAACACCGAGCCCGAACAATTCAGCCTCACCGTGTCGGCGCGCGGCAACCTGTCGGTTCAGGATAAAATTGGCTTGGTGAAGGAGGTCGAGGCCAAGGTGTTGGATTACAAAAATAAATATGGCGGCATCCAAGTGGTCAACAGCTTGATTGGCCAACGCCAGCAAGAGGGCGACGATATCGATAAAATTGGCGAGGTCGTGGTGGAGATGAAGAATTGGCGAACCCGGCCACGCGCGCAATTTATTATTGACCGGTTGTTGCAAGCCACCAACACCATCCCCGGCATTTTGGTTCGCACCAAGCAAGAACAAACCGGGCCGAAGGCGGCAAAACCCATCGACTTAGAACTCTATAGTGACGACCCTGAAATTTTGCGCAACGCGACAATAAAAGTCGCCCAGGAGATGCAAAGCAATCCCAACCTGATAGAGGTTTCCAATGACTTGCCGCCGCCGTCAATTAATTGGGAGGTGCAGGTCGACCGCCAGGCCGCGGCGCAATATGGCGCGAACGTGCAACTTATCGGCACCTTCGTCCAATTGGTGACCCAGGGGGTGCGGATAGGGAGCATCACAACCAACGATAGCAAGAAGCAGGTGGCGGTTATTGTCCGCTACCCCGAGGCTTATCGCGGCCTGTCAGGCCTTGACCGGATAAAGGCCAACACGCAAAAAGGGCCGGTGCCGCTTTCGTATTTTGTTAAACGCCAAGCCACATTGGACGAGGGCACGGTCAACCGCACCGACCAGAAAAACACCCACGTCGTCGTTGCCAATGTTAAACCCGGCGTCGTGCCCGGCAATGAAATAAAAAATACCGATGCTTGGTTAAAGAAAAACCTACCGGCCGGTGTGACCTACCGCTTTACCGGCGACCAAGAAAACCAGCGGGAGTCGCAGGTCTTTTTGCTATCGGCCTTTTCGGTGGCGATATTCATGATTGCCGGCATTATGTTGCTTGAATTTAACAGCTTCTCGACCTGTCTATTTATCTTGACCGCGGTTATCATGTCGACCGCTGGCGTGCTGATTGGTTTGATGATTATGCAACAGGCCTTTAGCGTTGTCATGACCGGCCTTGGCATTATTTCGCTGGCGGGCATTATCGTCAATAACAATATTGTGCTTATCGATACCTACGACCACCATCGCCACGCGGGGGTTGCGCCGCTTGAGGCTATCATCCTCGCCGGTGCGCAACGTCTGCGGCCGGTGTTTTTAACCTCGCTCTGCACCGTGCTTGGCCTGTTGCCGGTGGTGTTTGCCATCAATATCGATTTCGTCCACCGCGCGATAGATATTGGCGGCCCGTCGTCGCAATTATGGGTTGGCTTGGCCACCGCCATCGCCTTCGGCATGATTTTCGCCACGCCCTTTACCCTGCTGATTACGCCCTGCATGTTGATTGCGCGCGAACGTTACTTTGGTCATATCCCGGGCATTGCGCAAAACCAACATCGCATCAGCGATTTCCTCATGCGCATGACGCAACGATTCGGCGGCCGGTAA
- the rpsF gene encoding 30S ribosomal protein S6: protein MLFITIRRNEAMAYYETVVLIRQDKTPAQVKTLSTKLADFIKSDKTAGKISREEYWGLKPLAYLIKKNSHAHYIMINYSADSKHKDEMERQMRLNDDVLRYMTIVTDDLPTEESIQMKPVEEEESTDNDKNDKYEKREKKPWREK, encoded by the coding sequence ATGCTCTTTATAACCATAAGGAGAAACGAAGCGATGGCTTATTACGAAACCGTGGTGCTTATCCGCCAAGATAAAACACCGGCGCAGGTCAAAACACTTTCGACCAAATTGGCGGATTTTATCAAAAGCGATAAGACCGCGGGCAAAATCTCACGCGAGGAATATTGGGGGTTGAAACCATTGGCCTACCTTATCAAAAAAAACAGCCACGCCCATTATATCATGATTAATTATTCGGCCGACAGCAAGCATAAGGACGAAATGGAACGGCAAATGCGCCTTAACGACGATGTCCTCCGTTACATGACCATCGTTACCGATGATTTGCCGACCGAGGAATCGATCCAAATGAAACCGGTCGAGGAAGAAGAATCAACCGACAACGATAAAAACGACAAATATGAAAAACGGGAGAAAAAACCATGGCGCGAGAAATAA